A genomic stretch from Flavobacterium sp. KS-LB2 includes:
- a CDS encoding Na+/H+ antiporter NhaC family protein: MTLFSKEKGNAFALIPLFVFIFTFLGAGIILNDFYAFPSPVAVLVGIIAAFLLFKSSTEDKVETLIAGCGESKIMTMCLIYLLAGAFAVVSKAMGGVDAVVNLGINTIDVAYFPLGIFLIASFLSTATGTSVGAIVAIGPIAVALADKSGASLPLISGALLGGSMLGDNLSMISDTTIAATQSLGCDLKDKFKINLFIAFPAAVFTILVFFYLGLNSDIVTVAIAKNDFSWIAIVPYILVIVLAVVGVNVFSTLLIGTLLAGIIGYFSGSFTLMEFTQKIYEGFTSMTDIFLLSMLTGGLAAMVDKAGGITYLLVQIKKRIKSKKSAQAGIGAIVGFANLAIANNTVSIVITGPIAKEINDEYELNPKKTAAILDIFSCIIQGILPYGAQVLLILSYANGKLDFFDLISNAWYHLFLLVFTLVAIYSSFWDKWTKRFFKI, from the coding sequence ATGACTTTATTTTCTAAAGAAAAAGGAAATGCCTTTGCCTTGATTCCTTTATTTGTTTTTATTTTTACTTTTTTGGGAGCGGGAATTATTTTGAATGATTTTTATGCTTTCCCATCTCCAGTAGCTGTTTTAGTTGGTATAATCGCCGCTTTTTTATTATTCAAATCCTCAACTGAGGATAAAGTTGAAACGTTAATCGCAGGTTGTGGCGAAAGTAAAATCATGACCATGTGTTTAATTTACTTGCTAGCGGGAGCGTTCGCAGTGGTAAGTAAAGCGATGGGCGGAGTTGACGCTGTGGTGAACCTTGGGATAAATACGATTGACGTTGCTTACTTTCCGTTAGGTATTTTCTTGATTGCCTCTTTTTTATCAACTGCTACAGGAACTTCAGTAGGTGCAATTGTAGCGATTGGTCCAATAGCTGTCGCTTTAGCTGATAAAAGTGGTGCTTCATTACCGCTTATATCTGGCGCTTTATTAGGTGGTTCTATGCTTGGTGACAATCTTTCCATGATTTCTGATACTACTATTGCAGCAACGCAATCATTAGGGTGTGATCTAAAAGACAAGTTCAAAATTAACTTGTTCATTGCCTTCCCTGCTGCAGTTTTTACTATTTTGGTTTTCTTTTATCTTGGTTTAAACTCTGATATTGTGACTGTTGCCATTGCAAAAAATGATTTTTCATGGATAGCAATTGTACCTTACATTTTAGTAATCGTATTAGCGGTTGTGGGTGTTAATGTATTTTCAACATTGCTTATTGGTACTTTATTAGCAGGTATTATTGGATATTTTAGTGGTTCATTTACGCTAATGGAGTTTACGCAAAAGATATATGAAGGCTTTACTAGTATGACTGATATTTTCTTGTTGTCTATGCTTACCGGAGGTTTAGCTGCCATGGTAGATAAAGCGGGCGGAATAACGTATTTATTAGTTCAGATTAAAAAAAGAATTAAAAGTAAAAAATCAGCTCAAGCGGGAATTGGCGCTATAGTAGGTTTTGCTAATTTAGCGATAGCGAATAATACGGTTTCTATTGTAATTACAGGGCCAATTGCTAAAGAAATTAACGATGAGTACGAATTAAATCCTAAAAAAACGGCTGCAATTCTGGATATTTTCTCGTGTATAATTCAAGGGATTTTACCTTATGGTGCTCAAGTATTGCTTATATTGAGCTACGCTAATGGGAAATTAGATTTCTTTGACTTAATTAGTAATGCATGGTATCATCTATTTCTACTAGTTTTTACATTAGTAGCTATTTACAGTTCGTTTTGGGATAAATGGACAAAGCGTTTCTTTAAAATTTAA
- the sucD gene encoding succinate--CoA ligase subunit alpha, giving the protein MSVLVNKDSKIIVQGFTGSEGTFHASQMIEYGTNVVGGVTPGKGGTSHLDRPVFNTVKDAVEQAGADTTIIFVPPAFAADAIMEAADAGIKVIIAITEGIPVADMIKANSYVKERNARLIGPNCPGIITPGEAKVGIMPGFVFKKGTVGIVSKSGTLTYEAADQVVKQGLGITTAIGIGGDPIIGTTTKEAVELLMNDPETECIVMIGEIGGQLEADAAHWIKADGNRKPVVGFIAGVTAPAGRTMGHAGAIVGGSDDTAEAKKQIMRECGIHVVDSPAEIGKKVKEVLG; this is encoded by the coding sequence ATGAGTGTTTTAGTTAATAAAGATTCCAAAATAATTGTTCAAGGTTTTACAGGAAGCGAAGGAACTTTCCATGCTTCTCAAATGATTGAGTACGGTACTAACGTTGTTGGTGGTGTAACTCCAGGAAAAGGTGGAACTTCGCACTTAGACCGACCAGTTTTCAATACTGTAAAAGATGCTGTAGAACAAGCAGGTGCTGATACAACTATCATTTTTGTACCGCCGGCTTTTGCTGCAGATGCAATTATGGAAGCTGCTGATGCTGGAATCAAAGTAATTATTGCAATTACTGAAGGAATTCCTGTTGCTGACATGATAAAAGCAAATAGTTATGTTAAAGAAAGAAATGCAAGATTAATAGGTCCAAACTGCCCTGGAATTATTACTCCGGGTGAAGCTAAAGTTGGTATTATGCCAGGATTTGTTTTTAAGAAAGGAACTGTTGGTATTGTTTCTAAATCTGGAACATTAACGTATGAAGCTGCTGACCAAGTTGTAAAACAAGGATTAGGAATCACTACTGCAATTGGTATTGGTGGAGACCCAATCATTGGAACTACTACAAAAGAAGCGGTTGAATTATTGATGAATGACCCAGAAACAGAATGTATCGTAATGATAGGTGAAATTGGTGGACAATTAGAAGCTGATGCTGCTCATTGGATCAAAGCTGATGGTAACCGTAAACCAGTTGTAGGTTTCATCGCAGGAGTTACCGCTCCAGCAGGACGTACAATGGGACATGCTGGTGCAATCGTTGGTGGATCTGATGATACTGCTGAAGCTAAAAAACAAATCATGAGAGAATGTGGAATTCACGTAGTAGATTCTCCAGCTGAAATTGGTAAAAAAGTAAAAGAAGTTTTAGGTTAA
- a CDS encoding nuclear transport factor 2 family protein, which produces MSAKEIVQKFYKSDALIDSEVLKDFLHPEVIVEWNSSKGLVQLDYNSLLSLSNDLSKAYVRSKVRISHIVSENDTISLRYSHFVKTIENPREEMLLAHFMVIWQIKDNKLFRGYQMSQLS; this is translated from the coding sequence ATGTCTGCTAAAGAAATCGTTCAGAAATTTTACAAATCAGATGCCCTTATAGATAGCGAAGTCCTAAAAGATTTTTTGCATCCTGAAGTTATCGTTGAGTGGAATAGTAGTAAAGGATTGGTTCAATTGGACTACAATTCTCTATTAAGTCTGTCCAATGATTTAAGTAAAGCCTATGTTCGTTCAAAGGTAAGGATTAGTCATATTGTAAGTGAAAATGATACTATTTCGCTACGATATTCACATTTTGTGAAAACGATTGAGAACCCCAGAGAAGAAATGTTATTGGCCCATTTTATGGTTATTTGGCAAATAAAAGATAATAAACTATTTCGAGGGTATCAAATGAGTCAATTATCATAA
- a CDS encoding UDP-3-O-(3-hydroxymyristoyl)glucosamine N-acyltransferase, with translation MKFQKVYTLQEIANIIGCEYVGDTDFPVTGMNEIHVVESGDIVFVDHPKYYEKALNSAATIVLINKNVACPDGKALLISEDPFRDFNKLTNYFKPFQVSNVSIATSAYIGEGTVIQPNTFVGNHVVIGKNCLIHSNVSIYDYTVIGDNVIIHAGTILGADAFYYKKRTEGYDQLLSGGRVVIKDNVGIGALCTIDKGVTGDTTIGEGTKIDNQVHVGHDTVIGKKCLIASQTGIAGCVIIEDEVTIWGQVGTTSGITIGAKAVILGQTGVTKSVEGGKSYFGTPIEESREKLKQLANIKKIPEILNKLK, from the coding sequence ATGAAATTCCAAAAAGTTTATACTTTACAAGAAATTGCAAATATCATCGGCTGTGAGTATGTTGGTGATACAGATTTTCCAGTTACTGGAATGAATGAAATACATGTTGTTGAGTCAGGAGATATAGTTTTTGTTGACCATCCCAAGTACTATGAAAAAGCATTAAACTCAGCCGCAACTATTGTTTTAATCAATAAAAATGTAGCTTGTCCGGATGGAAAAGCGTTGTTGATTTCTGAAGATCCTTTTAGAGATTTTAATAAATTGACAAACTATTTCAAGCCATTTCAAGTCTCTAATGTTTCAATAGCTACTTCAGCTTATATAGGTGAAGGAACTGTAATACAGCCCAATACCTTTGTAGGAAATCATGTTGTTATTGGGAAGAATTGTTTGATTCATTCTAATGTTTCCATTTATGATTATACCGTAATTGGAGATAATGTAATCATTCATGCAGGAACTATTTTAGGCGCAGATGCGTTTTATTATAAAAAACGTACTGAGGGTTACGATCAGTTGCTTTCTGGCGGCAGAGTGGTTATCAAAGATAATGTGGGTATAGGAGCGCTTTGTACTATTGATAAAGGCGTTACTGGCGATACAACCATTGGCGAAGGCACAAAAATTGACAATCAAGTACATGTAGGTCACGATACTGTTATTGGAAAAAAATGTTTAATTGCTTCACAAACCGGAATCGCAGGTTGTGTGATTATTGAAGATGAAGTGACTATTTGGGGACAAGTAGGAACAACCAGTGGTATAACGATAGGAGCAAAGGCAGTTATTCTAGGACAAACAGGAGTAACAAAATCCGTTGAAGGAGGAAAGTCTTATTTTGGTACTCCAATTGAAGAATCAAGAGAGAAATTAAAACAACTGGCAAATATCAAGAAGATACCAGAAATTCTTAATAAACTAAAGTAA
- the efp gene encoding elongation factor P: MASTSDIKNGLCIKYNNDIYKIIEFLHVKPGKGPAFVRTKLRSLTNGKVLDNTFSAGHKIDEVRVENHKFQFLYPEGDQFHFMNTETFEQITLNKNILDSPDLLKEGENVMVSINTETDLPLSVDMPASVILEVTYAEPGIKGNTATNATKSATVETGATVNVPLFINEGDKIKIDTASGSYMERVKE; this comes from the coding sequence ATGGCATCTACATCAGATATTAAAAACGGATTGTGTATTAAATATAACAACGATATTTACAAAATCATTGAATTTCTTCATGTAAAACCAGGAAAAGGACCTGCTTTTGTAAGAACTAAATTGAGAAGTTTAACAAATGGGAAAGTATTAGACAATACCTTTTCAGCTGGACATAAAATAGATGAAGTTAGAGTAGAAAACCATAAATTTCAGTTTTTATATCCAGAAGGTGATCAATTTCATTTTATGAATACTGAAACTTTTGAACAAATTACTTTGAACAAAAACATTTTAGACTCACCAGATTTATTGAAAGAAGGAGAAAATGTAATGGTAAGTATCAATACAGAAACTGATTTACCTCTTTCTGTAGATATGCCAGCATCTGTTATACTTGAAGTGACTTATGCTGAACCAGGAATTAAAGGAAATACAGCTACAAATGCAACCAAATCAGCAACTGTTGAAACTGGTGCAACTGTAAATGTTCCTTTGTTTATTAATGAAGGAGATAAAATTAAAATCGATACTGCATCAGGTTCTTACATGGAACGTGTTAAAGAATAG
- the lpxA gene encoding acyl-ACP--UDP-N-acetylglucosamine O-acyltransferase yields the protein MNQPLAYVHPGAKIAKNVVIEPFTTIHNNVVIGDGTWIGSNVTIMEGARIGKNCNIFPGAVISAVPQDLKFGGEDSLAIIGDNCTIRECVTINRGTIASGQTTLGNNCLVMATAHIAHDCHIGDNAIIVNGVALAGHVTVGKFAVIGGLAAVHQFIHIGDHAMISGGSLVRKDVPPFTKAAKEPLSYVGINSVGLRRRGFTTEKIREIQDIYRILYQKNYNTTQALGIIEAEMEATPERDEIIDFIRNSSRGVMKGYSGNY from the coding sequence ATGAATCAACCATTAGCCTATGTTCATCCTGGTGCCAAAATCGCCAAAAATGTTGTTATTGAGCCCTTTACAACCATTCACAATAATGTAGTTATTGGAGATGGAACTTGGATTGGTTCAAATGTCACCATAATGGAGGGCGCAAGAATTGGAAAAAATTGTAATATATTCCCAGGTGCAGTTATTTCGGCGGTCCCACAGGATTTAAAATTTGGTGGAGAAGATTCTTTAGCAATAATAGGAGACAATTGCACGATTAGAGAATGTGTAACTATCAATAGAGGAACAATAGCCTCTGGGCAAACTACTTTAGGTAATAATTGTTTAGTAATGGCAACTGCACATATTGCACACGATTGCCACATTGGCGATAATGCAATTATTGTAAACGGAGTCGCTTTGGCTGGTCACGTTACTGTAGGTAAATTTGCAGTTATCGGTGGCTTGGCAGCAGTTCATCAATTTATTCACATAGGAGATCACGCGATGATTTCTGGTGGATCATTGGTAAGGAAAGATGTTCCGCCATTTACGAAAGCAGCAAAAGAACCTTTATCATATGTTGGGATTAATTCCGTGGGATTAAGAAGACGCGGTTTTACAACTGAAAAAATAAGAGAAATTCAAGATATTTACAGAATTCTCTATCAAAAAAATTACAACACAACTCAAGCTTTAGGTATTATTGAAGCCGAGATGGAAGCAACACCTGAAAGAGATGAAATCATTGATTTTATTCGAAATTCATCACGTGGAGTAATGAAAGGTTATTCTGGAAATTATTAA
- a CDS encoding bifunctional UDP-3-O-[3-hydroxymyristoyl] N-acetylglucosamine deacetylase/3-hydroxyacyl-ACP dehydratase — protein sequence MVKQKTIKTEISLTGVGLHTGKEVKMTFKPAPVNNGFTFVRIDLEGQPIIEADANYVVNTQRGTNLEKLGVKIQTPEHVLAALIGCDLDNVIIELNASELPIMDGSSKYFVEALEKAEIEEQNAKRNIYVVKEVISFIDEASGSEILVMPNEQYSVTAMVDFGTKILGTQNATMKSISDFKTEISESRTFSFLHELESLLENGLIKGGDLNNAIVYVDKEISAATMENLKVAFGKDEITVKPNGILDNLTLHYPNEAARHKLLDVVGDLALIGTRIQGKVIANKPGHFVNTQFAKKMAKIIKIEQRNYVPVYDLHQEPLMDIHKIMAVLPHRPPFLLIDRIIEMSETHVVGMKNVTMNENFFVGHFPEAPVMPGVLIVEAMAQTGGILVLSTVPDPENYLTYFMKIDNVKFKHKVLPGDTLIFKCDLITPIRRGICHMQANAYANGKLVAEAELMAQIAKKQ from the coding sequence ATGGTTAAACAGAAGACCATCAAAACAGAAATTTCGCTAACTGGAGTTGGATTACACACAGGAAAAGAAGTAAAAATGACTTTTAAACCTGCTCCAGTCAATAATGGTTTTACTTTTGTACGAATAGATCTCGAAGGACAACCTATTATTGAAGCGGATGCAAATTATGTTGTAAACACGCAAAGAGGAACTAATTTAGAGAAACTGGGAGTTAAAATTCAAACACCTGAGCATGTTTTAGCAGCATTAATTGGTTGTGATCTAGATAATGTAATCATAGAATTAAATGCTTCTGAGCTTCCAATTATGGATGGCTCTTCAAAATATTTTGTGGAGGCACTTGAAAAAGCTGAAATTGAAGAACAGAATGCTAAAAGAAATATTTATGTAGTAAAAGAAGTTATTTCTTTTATAGATGAAGCATCTGGAAGTGAAATATTAGTAATGCCAAACGAGCAATATTCCGTTACAGCAATGGTAGATTTTGGTACAAAAATACTGGGAACTCAAAATGCTACGATGAAAAGTATTTCAGATTTTAAAACGGAAATATCAGAGTCAAGAACCTTTAGTTTTTTACATGAATTAGAATCATTATTGGAAAATGGTTTAATCAAAGGGGGCGATTTAAATAATGCCATTGTTTATGTAGATAAAGAAATTTCAGCAGCAACGATGGAGAATTTAAAAGTTGCTTTTGGAAAAGATGAAATTACAGTTAAGCCAAACGGTATTTTAGATAATCTTACTTTGCATTACCCAAATGAAGCGGCAAGACATAAATTACTGGATGTAGTAGGTGATTTAGCATTAATTGGAACCCGAATTCAAGGAAAAGTAATAGCCAATAAACCTGGGCATTTTGTAAACACACAGTTTGCTAAAAAAATGGCTAAAATCATAAAAATAGAACAAAGAAATTATGTTCCTGTTTATGATTTACACCAAGAACCTTTAATGGATATTCATAAAATTATGGCTGTTCTTCCCCATAGACCACCATTTTTATTGATTGACAGAATTATTGAAATGTCTGAAACTCATGTTGTGGGTATGAAAAATGTTACCATGAATGAGAATTTCTTTGTAGGACATTTTCCTGAAGCTCCAGTTATGCCAGGCGTTTTAATTGTAGAGGCTATGGCTCAAACAGGAGGGATACTTGTATTAAGTACGGTTCCGGATCCTGAAAATTATTTGACTTATTTTATGAAGATAGATAATGTTAAATTCAAACATAAAGTATTACCGGGTGATACCTTGATTTTTAAGTGTGATTTAATTACACCTATCAGAAGAGGAATTTGTCACATGCAAGCAAATGCTTACGCAAATGGGAAATTAGTTGCTGAAGCAGAATTAATGGCGCAAATTGCAAAAAAACAATAA
- the lpxD gene encoding UDP-3-O-(3-hydroxymyristoyl)glucosamine N-acyltransferase codes for MKFTAEQIAGILEGEVVGNPMVEVFRLSKIEEGTEGSLTFLSNPKYLNYIYSTKASVTIVNETFVAESPLTTTLIKVQDAYAAFSKLLEFYNQVKLNKSGIEQPSFLSENAKYGDNLYLGSFSYVGQNVVLGKNVKIYPNCFVGDNVVIGDNVILFAGAKIYSETLIGNNCTIHSGAIIGADGFGFAPNPDGTYTKIPQIGNVIIEDNVDIGSCTTIDRATMGSTIIRKGVKLDNQIQIAHNVEIGENTVIAAQTGVAGSTKIGKSGMIGGQVGISGHLNIGNNVRIQAQSGVGRNIKDDEILQGSPTFGYNDFSKSYVHFKNLPKIVAEIEELKKQILNQKNGNNG; via the coding sequence ATGAAATTTACAGCAGAGCAAATAGCAGGGATATTAGAAGGAGAAGTTGTAGGGAATCCAATGGTGGAAGTTTTTAGATTGTCAAAAATCGAAGAAGGCACCGAGGGATCACTTACTTTTTTATCAAATCCTAAATATCTTAATTATATATATTCTACAAAAGCCTCAGTAACAATTGTTAATGAGACTTTTGTGGCTGAATCACCTTTGACAACTACATTAATAAAAGTGCAAGATGCTTATGCAGCATTTTCTAAATTATTAGAGTTTTATAATCAGGTAAAATTGAATAAAAGTGGAATAGAACAGCCTTCTTTCCTGTCAGAAAATGCAAAATATGGAGATAATTTATATCTTGGTAGTTTTAGTTATGTAGGCCAAAATGTAGTTTTAGGTAAAAATGTAAAAATATATCCCAACTGCTTCGTAGGAGATAATGTAGTAATTGGGGATAATGTTATATTATTCGCTGGTGCAAAAATTTATTCGGAGACCTTAATTGGGAACAATTGTACGATTCATTCTGGCGCAATCATAGGTGCTGATGGTTTTGGCTTTGCACCCAATCCAGATGGAACGTATACTAAAATTCCGCAAATAGGAAATGTAATAATAGAAGATAATGTTGATATCGGTTCTTGTACAACAATAGATAGAGCTACAATGGGCTCAACGATTATTAGAAAAGGAGTAAAGCTTGACAATCAAATTCAAATTGCTCATAATGTTGAGATAGGAGAGAATACAGTAATTGCCGCTCAAACAGGAGTTGCTGGCTCCACAAAAATTGGCAAAAGCGGTATGATTGGTGGCCAAGTTGGAATTTCAGGACATTTAAACATTGGTAATAATGTTCGAATTCAAGCACAATCGGGTGTTGGAAGGAATATAAAAGACGATGAAATCTTGCAAGGAAGCCCTACATTTGGATACAATGATTTTAGTAAATCCTATGTTCATTTCAAGAATTTACCTAAGATTGTTGCAGAAATAGAAGAATTAAAAAAACAAATATTAAACCAAAAAAATGGAAACAATGGTTAA
- a CDS encoding HD domain-containing protein — MSQINKLKIFNDPIYGFITIPNALIYDLVQHPYFQRLRRISQMGLSYLVYPGANHTRFHHALGCMHLMQKAVDVLRFKGVSISPEEENALYIAILLHDIGHGPFSHAMEKSIVEDVHHEEISLLFMNQLNLEFDGQLSLAIQVFKGEYNRKFMLQLISSQLDMDRMDYLKRDSFYSGVAEGNVNSERLIQMMNVVDDYLVIEEKGIYSVEKFLMSRRLMYWQAYLHKTSLVAELILMKILKRAKELTLKGVQLPCSEPLLFFIQKKVTIDTFDAETLDLFAQLDDFDIIGALKAWQKQDDFILSSLSKMIVNRDLLKIKLTSEKVAIEELQPLKERFALENNISLVETNYFIFKGKIKNQAYSKEAEPIRILKKDSTIEDVIESSDQLNLKSLSKLVTKYYICFPKQLL; from the coding sequence GTGAGTCAAATCAATAAGCTAAAAATATTTAATGATCCCATTTATGGGTTTATTACCATTCCAAATGCCTTAATCTACGATTTAGTTCAGCATCCTTATTTTCAGCGTTTGCGTCGAATATCTCAAATGGGATTGTCGTATCTAGTATATCCGGGAGCAAATCATACCCGTTTTCATCATGCTTTAGGCTGTATGCATTTGATGCAAAAAGCAGTCGATGTATTGCGTTTCAAAGGAGTTTCAATATCTCCCGAAGAAGAAAATGCGCTGTATATTGCTATTTTATTGCACGATATAGGACATGGGCCTTTTTCACATGCTATGGAAAAAAGCATTGTTGAAGATGTACATCACGAAGAAATTTCACTATTATTTATGAACCAATTGAATCTGGAATTTGACGGACAGTTAAGTTTGGCTATTCAGGTTTTTAAAGGCGAATACAATAGGAAATTTATGCTACAGTTGATTTCGAGTCAATTGGATATGGATCGAATGGATTATTTGAAACGCGACAGTTTTTACTCGGGAGTAGCTGAAGGGAACGTCAACTCAGAACGACTAATCCAAATGATGAATGTTGTAGACGATTATTTGGTCATTGAAGAAAAAGGAATTTATTCAGTCGAAAAGTTTTTGATGTCCAGACGTTTGATGTATTGGCAGGCGTATCTGCACAAAACAAGTTTGGTAGCAGAGTTAATTTTGATGAAAATCTTAAAACGAGCCAAAGAATTAACATTAAAAGGAGTACAGCTTCCTTGTAGTGAGCCGTTATTGTTTTTCATACAAAAAAAAGTTACGATTGATACTTTTGATGCTGAAACCTTAGATTTATTTGCTCAATTAGATGATTTTGATATTATTGGAGCTTTAAAAGCTTGGCAAAAACAGGATGATTTTATATTGTCGTCTTTGAGTAAAATGATAGTAAACCGAGATTTATTAAAAATAAAATTAACGAGCGAAAAAGTAGCGATTGAAGAATTACAACCGCTAAAAGAACGTTTTGCATTAGAAAATAATATTTCATTAGTTGAAACCAATTATTTTATATTTAAAGGCAAAATAAAAAATCAAGCATATAGCAAAGAAGCAGAACCAATACGAATTTTGAAAAAAGACAGCACAATTGAGGACGTTATAGAATCTTCTGACCAGCTGAATTTAAAATCGTTATCTAAATTGGTGACTAAATATTATATCTGTTTCCCAAAACAACTGCTATAA
- a CDS encoding 3-keto-disaccharide hydrolase, whose translation MKSKKIKNSLLTITLFSATIAMAQHKFVNTPPEVSPMPMKPEMTEIWEPAVKVITPAKILGNAPSDAIILFDGKNLEQWVSQKDVTKPAAWKIVDKDYMEVVPGSGAIQTKMAFGDCQLHLEWSAPDEVLDGGQARGNSGVFFQNRYELQILDSYNNRTYANGQAGSIYKDHPPLVNAVKTPLEWNAYDVIYTAPRFKADGRIDAPARITVFLNGVLVQNNSTINGLTLYIGLHNYPSSHGEDVISLQDHDSKNQFRNIWIRKL comes from the coding sequence ATGAAATCTAAAAAAATTAAAAATTCTCTTTTAACTATTACCCTGTTTTCTGCAACAATAGCAATGGCACAACACAAATTTGTAAACACTCCGCCAGAGGTTTCGCCTATGCCAATGAAACCCGAAATGACAGAAATTTGGGAACCAGCAGTAAAAGTAATCACGCCTGCTAAAATCCTAGGAAATGCACCTTCTGATGCAATTATTTTATTTGATGGTAAAAACTTAGAGCAATGGGTTAGTCAAAAAGACGTTACAAAACCTGCAGCTTGGAAAATTGTAGATAAAGATTATATGGAAGTGGTTCCAGGTTCAGGAGCTATACAAACTAAGATGGCTTTTGGTGATTGTCAGTTGCATTTAGAGTGGAGTGCTCCAGATGAAGTACTTGATGGTGGACAAGCCAGAGGAAATAGCGGCGTGTTTTTTCAAAATCGCTACGAACTTCAAATTTTAGATTCATACAATAATAGGACTTATGCTAACGGACAAGCAGGAAGTATCTATAAAGATCATCCACCATTAGTAAATGCTGTGAAAACACCATTAGAGTGGAATGCTTATGACGTGATTTATACCGCACCGCGATTTAAAGCAGATGGTAGAATTGATGCCCCAGCGCGAATTACCGTGTTTTTAAATGGTGTTTTAGTACAAAACAATTCAACCATAAACGGCTTAACGCTTTATATTGGCTTACATAATTATCCTTCTTCGCATGGTGAGGATGTTATTTCACTTCAAGATCATGATTCTAAAAATCAATTTAGAAATATTTGGATTAGAAAACTATAA